One Mycobacterium sp. SMC-4 DNA window includes the following coding sequences:
- a CDS encoding RDD family protein → MVGQQQPVVTGDAVVLDIQMAQLPVRALSILIDVTVVFVVYLAGVMLWALTLSEFDSAFSAAVLIIFTVLALVGYPLIFETATRGRTLGKIVMGLRVVSDDGSPERFRQALFRALAGVIEIWMLTGGPAVICSLLSPKGKRIGDIFAGTVVISERAPKMAPPPLMPAPLAGWASALELSGLRPEQAELARQFLARAGQLQPQMRDQMAYHIATDVVAQISPPPPPGAPPAMVLAAVLAERHRRELMRLNTAAPGPPQQPPQQPVAWPTQGPPAAPRGGGFTPPS, encoded by the coding sequence ATGGTCGGTCAGCAGCAGCCCGTGGTGACCGGTGACGCGGTGGTCCTCGACATCCAGATGGCCCAGTTGCCGGTGCGCGCGCTGTCCATCCTCATCGACGTCACCGTGGTGTTTGTCGTCTATCTGGCCGGGGTCATGTTGTGGGCGCTGACGCTCTCGGAGTTCGACTCCGCGTTCTCGGCTGCGGTGCTGATCATCTTCACGGTGCTGGCGCTGGTCGGCTACCCGCTGATCTTCGAAACCGCCACCCGCGGCCGCACGCTCGGCAAGATCGTGATGGGCCTGCGGGTGGTCTCCGACGACGGCAGCCCCGAGCGGTTCCGCCAGGCGCTGTTTCGCGCGCTGGCCGGCGTCATCGAGATCTGGATGCTGACCGGCGGGCCCGCCGTCATCTGCAGCCTGCTCTCGCCGAAAGGTAAGCGGATCGGAGACATCTTCGCCGGAACCGTGGTGATCAGTGAACGAGCACCCAAGATGGCGCCACCGCCGCTGATGCCCGCACCGCTGGCCGGCTGGGCCTCGGCGCTGGAGTTGTCCGGGTTACGCCCGGAGCAGGCCGAGTTGGCGCGCCAATTCTTGGCACGCGCTGGGCAATTGCAACCGCAGATGCGCGACCAGATGGCTTACCACATCGCCACCGATGTGGTGGCGCAGATCTCACCGCCGCCGCCACCCGGCGCTCCCCCGGCCATGGTGCTGGCTGCCGTACTGGCCGAACGCCATCGCCGTGAACTGATGCGGCTGAACACGGCAGCCCCCGGTCCGCCGCAGCAGCCGCCGCAGCAGCCGGTGGCCTGGCCCACCCAGGGGCCACCAGCGGCTCCCCGTGGGGGCGGCTTCACACCGCCCTCCTGA
- a CDS encoding NAD(P)-dependent alcohol dehydrogenase yields MKMRAARMYGYKQPLRLEEVDVPSPAPHEVLVRVGGAGMCRTDFQLVDGYFDNGLAMDFPITPGHEVAGWVDGMGSAVPKSAGLSEGDQVVVFGSWGDGACRQCHEGNEQLCAHGVWAGFGRHGGYSEYLPVDYRYLIKMPGTGDLSPANLAPLTDAGLTPYRGLKKLREAGHLGPGRTVAVSGVGGLGSYAVQYAKLLGGGAQVVALARTDDKLKIATDNGADHGINVRGKDADGVRTELESLTGRPELDAVIECAGSEESLRLVFSLLAAEGAVASVGLIGNRIDVPLFPLVAREYTYFGSFWGNYNDLTEVLALARAGQISHSVTRVRFDDVNETLDAVARGEVLGRAVIVYD; encoded by the coding sequence ATGAAGATGCGAGCCGCCCGGATGTACGGGTACAAACAGCCGTTGCGCCTCGAGGAGGTCGATGTGCCCAGCCCCGCCCCCCATGAGGTGCTGGTACGCGTCGGCGGGGCAGGAATGTGTCGCACCGACTTTCAGCTTGTCGACGGCTACTTCGACAATGGGCTGGCGATGGACTTTCCCATCACCCCGGGGCACGAAGTCGCCGGTTGGGTCGACGGGATGGGTTCAGCGGTGCCGAAATCCGCGGGATTGTCCGAGGGCGATCAGGTCGTGGTGTTCGGTAGCTGGGGAGATGGCGCGTGCCGACAGTGCCACGAGGGCAACGAACAGTTGTGCGCCCACGGGGTGTGGGCGGGCTTCGGCCGTCACGGCGGATACTCTGAGTACCTGCCCGTGGACTACCGGTACCTGATCAAGATGCCCGGCACCGGGGACCTTTCACCAGCGAATCTGGCGCCGTTGACCGACGCCGGTCTCACGCCATACCGCGGTCTGAAAAAGCTGCGCGAGGCCGGTCACCTGGGGCCGGGACGCACCGTGGCGGTGTCGGGTGTCGGCGGCCTCGGCAGCTACGCCGTGCAGTACGCCAAGCTGCTCGGCGGCGGTGCCCAGGTGGTTGCTCTGGCGCGTACCGACGACAAGCTCAAGATAGCCACCGACAACGGCGCCGACCACGGCATCAACGTGCGCGGCAAGGACGCCGACGGGGTCCGCACGGAGCTCGAGTCGCTGACCGGACGACCCGAACTCGACGCCGTGATCGAGTGCGCCGGCTCCGAGGAGTCGCTGCGACTGGTGTTCTCGCTGCTGGCAGCCGAGGGTGCGGTGGCCTCGGTCGGTCTGATCGGCAATCGGATCGACGTTCCGCTGTTCCCGTTGGTGGCCCGCGAATACACCTATTTCGGGTCATTCTGGGGCAATTACAACGACCTGACCGAGGTGCTCGCACTGGCCCGGGCGGGCCAGATCAGTCATTCGGTCACCCGAGTACGTTTCGACGACGTCAACGAGACGCTCGACGCGGTCGCCCGCGGTGAGGTGCTGGGGCGCGCTGTGATCGTCTACGACTGA
- a CDS encoding nuclear transport factor 2 family protein: protein MTDSDKSRNASTVRAAFDAWAAGSGSPYDLLADDVTWEIMGNCAASRVYHGKEDFLSSVIRPFNARMSRPLVPSIRRIHADGDTVIVLFDAEGVARDEVVYRNTYAWFLTLEGDRVVAASAFFDALSFDDLWGRLPG from the coding sequence ATGACCGACAGCGACAAGTCGCGCAACGCGAGCACGGTGCGCGCCGCGTTCGACGCCTGGGCCGCCGGCTCCGGCAGTCCCTATGACCTGCTGGCCGATGACGTTACCTGGGAGATCATGGGCAACTGTGCGGCGTCGCGGGTCTATCACGGCAAGGAGGACTTCCTGAGCTCGGTGATCCGGCCCTTCAATGCGCGCATGTCCCGGCCGCTGGTGCCGTCGATCCGCCGCATCCATGCCGACGGCGACACGGTGATCGTGTTGTTCGACGCCGAGGGTGTCGCGCGCGACGAGGTCGTCTACCGCAACACCTACGCCTGGTTCCTGACACTGGAGGGGGACCGGGTCGTCGCCGCGTCGGCCTTCTTCGACGCACTGTCGTTCGACGATCTCTGGGGCCGCCTGCCGGGTTGA
- a CDS encoding stage II sporulation protein M produces the protein MDVDAFVQANRPAWDRLEQLVKKRRSLSGAEVDELVDLYQRVSTHLSMVRSASSDAVLVGKLSGLVARARSVVSGAHAPLWQEFVRFWTVSFPVVAYRSWRWWLGSGIAFFAVAVVIGVWVATHPEVQAAVGTPAEIEQLVNHDFADYYSEHPAGSFALQVWVNNAWVAAQCIGFSILLGIPIPYVLFQNSANLGVIGGLMFSADKGDVFLGLLTPHGLIELTAVFLAAGVGMRLGWSVVSPGDRPRTQVLAEQGRAVISVAVGLVAVLLIAGVVEAFVTPSGLPTFARIAIGVAAEVAFIGYVVHFGRRAVRAGETGDIDNAPDLLPTA, from the coding sequence GTGGATGTCGACGCGTTCGTTCAGGCGAACCGCCCGGCGTGGGACCGGCTGGAGCAGCTGGTCAAAAAGCGCCGCAGTCTCAGTGGCGCCGAGGTGGACGAGCTCGTCGACCTGTACCAGCGGGTGTCCACGCACCTGTCGATGGTGCGGTCGGCGTCGTCGGACGCTGTCCTCGTCGGCAAGCTCTCCGGGCTCGTCGCGCGGGCCAGATCGGTGGTCAGCGGCGCGCACGCCCCGTTGTGGCAGGAGTTCGTGCGGTTCTGGACGGTGTCGTTCCCGGTGGTGGCCTACCGGTCGTGGCGGTGGTGGCTGGGCTCGGGCATCGCGTTCTTCGCCGTGGCGGTGGTGATCGGGGTGTGGGTGGCCACTCATCCCGAGGTGCAGGCCGCGGTCGGGACCCCCGCCGAGATCGAGCAGCTGGTCAACCACGACTTCGCCGACTACTACAGCGAGCACCCGGCAGGGTCCTTCGCGCTACAGGTGTGGGTGAACAACGCGTGGGTGGCGGCCCAATGTATCGGCTTTTCGATTTTGCTCGGAATCCCGATTCCCTACGTGTTGTTCCAGAACTCGGCGAATCTGGGTGTGATCGGCGGTCTGATGTTCTCCGCCGACAAGGGCGATGTGTTCCTGGGTCTGCTCACCCCGCACGGGTTGATCGAGTTGACCGCGGTGTTCCTGGCCGCCGGGGTGGGGATGCGGCTGGGCTGGTCGGTGGTGTCGCCGGGGGACCGGCCGCGCACGCAGGTGCTGGCAGAGCAGGGCCGCGCGGTGATCTCGGTGGCTGTCGGACTGGTGGCGGTGCTGCTGATCGCGGGCGTGGTCGAGGCGTTCGTGACACCGTCGGGGCTGCCGACCTTCGCCCGCATCGCGATCGGGGTGGCAGCCGAGGTCGCGTTCATCGGCTATGTCGTCCACTTCGGCCGCAGGGCGGTACGGGCCGGGGAGACCGGCGATATCGACAACGCTCCCGACCTGCTCCCGACGGCCTGA
- a CDS encoding DUF4129 domain-containing protein: MAPVDIDRDAAHDAAQQELGKLIYPRPSLTERFLSWIDDLLYRLAAGAAEIPGGWLTVAVLALLTGVAIAVAVRIARRAMRTERRSADTLFGDTELSAAEHREIAERHAAEGNWAAAIRHRVRAVARRLEENDILGPVPGRTATELAAAAGALLADLADRLSSAATAFNDVTYGERPGSQEQYAMICALDDDLAGRTSTAVGSTPEAPQAWAQVR, encoded by the coding sequence GTGGCACCGGTAGATATCGACCGCGATGCGGCCCACGACGCCGCGCAGCAGGAACTCGGCAAACTGATCTATCCGAGACCGTCGCTGACCGAGCGATTCTTGAGCTGGATCGACGATCTGCTGTACCGGTTGGCCGCCGGCGCAGCCGAGATCCCCGGCGGCTGGCTCACCGTCGCGGTGCTCGCGCTGCTCACCGGGGTGGCGATCGCGGTGGCGGTGCGCATCGCGCGCCGGGCCATGCGCACCGAACGACGCTCGGCCGACACCCTGTTCGGCGACACCGAACTCAGCGCCGCCGAGCACCGCGAGATCGCCGAACGCCATGCTGCAGAAGGTAACTGGGCCGCAGCCATCCGGCACCGGGTGCGTGCGGTGGCGCGCCGGCTGGAGGAGAACGACATCCTGGGCCCGGTGCCCGGCCGCACCGCCACCGAACTGGCCGCCGCGGCCGGTGCCCTGCTTGCCGATCTGGCCGACCGGTTGAGCTCCGCGGCAACGGCTTTCAACGACGTCACCTATGGGGAACGTCCCGGCTCGCAGGAGCAGTACGCGATGATCTGCGCGCTGGACGACGATCTGGCCGGACGAACCTCCACCGCCGTCGGGTCGACGCCCGAGGCGCCGCAGGCCTGGGCGCAGGTGCGATGA
- a CDS encoding DUF58 domain-containing protein: protein MILTGRVGLIALLCAVPVVASPNAGLTFAILMAALAVAVSVDVALAAGPRALTLARSGNTSARLGQPVASTLTVNNGNRARFRGFIRDAWAPSARAQPRRHEVNLAAGQRITLQTQLNPVRRGDQVSALVTARSIGPLGLAGRQASHRVPWQIRIMPPFLSRKHLPSRLARLRELEGLTPVLIRGQGTEFDSLREYVVGDDVRSIDWRATARRADVVVRTWRPERDRRVVIVLDTGRTSAGRVGVDPTQPATEDRGGWPRLDWSMDAALLLAALAARAGDHVDFLAHDRVTRAGVFNAGRTELLARLVDAMAPLEPALVESDPRAMVTAIQRRVRRRALVVLLTDLNSSAIDEGLMTVLPALTAKHRVLLAAVADPRVDTLAAGRSDAVAVYDAAAAERARNDRRDVAARLRGHGVEVVDAAPDDLAPALADHYLAMKAAGRL, encoded by the coding sequence TTGATCCTCACGGGACGTGTCGGGTTGATCGCACTGCTGTGCGCGGTGCCGGTGGTGGCTTCGCCCAATGCGGGATTGACGTTCGCGATCCTGATGGCAGCACTGGCCGTCGCGGTGTCCGTCGACGTCGCCCTGGCCGCCGGTCCGCGGGCGCTGACGCTGGCCCGTAGCGGCAACACCTCCGCGCGCCTCGGGCAACCCGTGGCCTCTACCCTGACGGTGAACAACGGAAATCGTGCCCGGTTTCGGGGGTTCATCCGGGATGCCTGGGCTCCGAGTGCTCGCGCGCAGCCGCGCCGACATGAGGTGAATCTCGCTGCAGGACAACGTATCACCCTGCAGACACAGCTGAATCCGGTGCGACGCGGGGATCAGGTCTCGGCGTTGGTCACCGCGCGTTCGATCGGTCCGCTGGGCCTGGCGGGCCGCCAGGCCTCCCACCGGGTGCCCTGGCAGATCCGGATCATGCCGCCGTTTTTGTCCCGCAAGCACCTGCCGTCGCGGCTGGCGCGGTTGCGTGAACTGGAAGGCCTGACCCCGGTGCTGATCCGCGGTCAGGGCACCGAATTCGACTCGCTGCGTGAGTATGTCGTCGGCGACGATGTCCGATCCATCGACTGGCGCGCCACCGCGCGTCGGGCCGATGTGGTGGTGCGCACCTGGCGTCCCGAGCGAGACCGCCGCGTGGTGATCGTGCTCGACACCGGACGGACGTCGGCCGGCCGCGTGGGTGTGGATCCGACGCAGCCGGCGACCGAGGACCGGGGTGGGTGGCCTCGGTTGGACTGGTCGATGGACGCCGCGCTGCTGTTGGCGGCGCTGGCGGCACGCGCCGGCGACCATGTCGACTTCCTGGCCCACGACCGGGTCACCCGGGCCGGAGTGTTCAACGCCGGGCGCACCGAACTGCTGGCACGTCTGGTGGACGCGATGGCGCCGCTGGAGCCCGCCCTGGTCGAGTCGGATCCTCGGGCGATGGTGACGGCGATCCAGCGGCGGGTGCGCCGACGCGCACTGGTGGTGCTGCTGACCGACCTCAACTCCTCGGCGATCGACGAAGGCCTGATGACGGTCCTGCCGGCGTTGACGGCCAAGCACCGGGTGTTGCTCGCGGCAGTGGCCGACCCGCGAGTCGACACGCTGGCTGCCGGCCGCTCCGATGCGGTCGCCGTGTATGACGCCGCGGCCGCCGAGCGGGCCCGTAATGACCGTCGCGATGTCGCCGCGCGGCTTCGCGGTCACGGGGTCGAGGTGGTCGACGCCGCCCCGGACGACCTCGCGCCGGCGCTGGCCGACCACTATCTGGCGATGAAGGCCGCCGGCCGGCTGTAG
- a CDS encoding MoxR family ATPase — MALRTEIGKVVVGQDAVVSGLVIALLCRGHVLLEGVPGVAKTLLVRTLAAALRLEFKRVQFTPDLMPGDVTGSLVYDARTAEFEFRAGPVFTNLMLADEINRTPPKTQAALLEAMEERQVSVDGDPRRLPDPFIVAATQNPIEYEGTYQLPEAQLDRFLLKLNVPLPPRDQEIAILDRHARGFDPRDLSAVQPVAGPAELAAGREAVRQVLVANEVLGYIVDIVGATRHSPSLQLGVSPRGSTALLATARSWAWLSGRNYVTPDDVKAMARPTLRHRIGLRPEAELEGASADSVLEGILAAVPVPR; from the coding sequence ATGGCGCTGCGCACCGAGATCGGCAAGGTGGTCGTCGGACAGGACGCCGTGGTCAGCGGACTGGTCATCGCGCTACTGTGCCGCGGGCATGTGCTGCTCGAGGGCGTTCCCGGGGTGGCCAAGACGCTGCTGGTGCGCACCCTGGCCGCGGCGCTGCGACTGGAGTTCAAACGCGTCCAGTTCACCCCGGACCTGATGCCCGGGGACGTCACCGGGTCGCTGGTCTACGACGCGCGCACCGCCGAGTTCGAATTCCGTGCCGGACCGGTGTTCACCAACCTGATGCTCGCCGACGAGATCAACCGAACTCCGCCGAAGACGCAGGCCGCGCTGCTGGAAGCGATGGAGGAGCGGCAGGTCAGCGTGGACGGTGATCCGCGCCGGCTGCCGGATCCGTTCATCGTGGCGGCCACGCAGAACCCGATCGAGTACGAGGGCACCTACCAGTTGCCCGAAGCTCAGCTCGACCGGTTCCTGCTCAAACTCAATGTGCCACTGCCACCGCGGGACCAGGAGATCGCGATACTGGACCGGCACGCCCGCGGATTCGATCCGCGCGACCTCTCCGCGGTGCAGCCGGTGGCCGGCCCGGCAGAGCTGGCCGCCGGCCGCGAAGCGGTCCGGCAGGTGTTGGTGGCCAACGAGGTACTCGGTTACATCGTCGATATCGTCGGCGCGACAAGGCATTCTCCGTCACTACAGCTGGGCGTTTCGCCGCGTGGGTCGACCGCGTTGCTGGCCACCGCGCGGTCGTGGGCGTGGCTTTCCGGGCGCAACTACGTCACCCCGGACGATGTCAAGGCGATGGCCAGACCCACCCTGCGTCATCGCATCGGGCTGCGCCCAGAGGCCGAGCTGGAGGGTGCCAGCGCCGACAGTGTTCTGGAAGGCATCCTCGCAGCGGTGCCGGTGCCGAGATAG
- a CDS encoding DUF4350 domain-containing protein: MTVTSSTAVGPTVGQRVRNGRWIALALVAVVGVAALTTYLTAARPGGRLDANSTGAEGTHALMALLRDQGVEVVVADTVADVERQARPDTLIVAAQTFHLYDDDQLRRLAEVPGDRLVIEPIGKTREQLAPLLNRAESVQFGGLSPGCDLRAATRAGTVRFGAADTYEAVDDTEVTRCYDGVLARYRSDGRTVTVVGSADFLMNSALLDEGNAALALNLTGTQPRMIWYAPQRNEGFSSGGGASVSDLIPPQVGWLVWQLVVAVALLALWRGRRLGPLVAEQLPVVVRASETVEGRGRLYRSRRARDRAAEALRTATLQRMLPRLGLDPGAAPSTVSHAVAGRCVGDPATITHTLYGPAPASDTDLVNLARALDDIERQVAQS; the protein is encoded by the coding sequence ATGACCGTGACGTCGTCGACGGCCGTCGGGCCGACCGTGGGCCAGCGGGTGCGCAACGGACGCTGGATCGCGCTGGCATTGGTGGCTGTCGTCGGTGTCGCGGCGCTGACCACCTATTTGACCGCGGCGCGTCCCGGCGGTCGCCTCGATGCCAACTCCACGGGCGCCGAAGGCACCCACGCGTTGATGGCGCTGCTGCGTGATCAGGGTGTCGAGGTGGTGGTGGCCGACACCGTCGCCGACGTCGAACGGCAAGCCCGACCCGACACCTTGATCGTGGCTGCGCAGACCTTTCACCTCTACGACGACGACCAATTACGTCGGCTTGCCGAGGTGCCCGGTGACCGCCTGGTGATCGAACCCATCGGCAAGACGCGCGAACAGCTGGCACCGCTGCTGAACCGGGCTGAATCCGTGCAGTTCGGTGGCCTGTCGCCGGGCTGCGACCTGCGTGCGGCGACCCGGGCCGGCACCGTACGGTTCGGCGCCGCCGACACCTATGAGGCCGTCGACGACACCGAGGTGACGCGCTGCTACGACGGGGTTCTGGCGCGCTACCGATCCGACGGGCGCACCGTCACGGTGGTCGGCAGTGCTGATTTCCTGATGAACTCCGCGCTGCTCGACGAGGGCAATGCCGCGTTGGCGCTCAACCTCACCGGCACCCAGCCTCGAATGATCTGGTACGCACCGCAGCGCAACGAAGGATTCTCCTCCGGCGGTGGGGCCTCGGTGTCCGATCTCATCCCGCCACAGGTGGGCTGGCTGGTCTGGCAGCTGGTGGTCGCGGTCGCGCTGCTGGCGCTGTGGCGTGGCCGCCGACTGGGCCCACTGGTCGCCGAACAGTTGCCCGTCGTGGTGCGCGCATCGGAGACGGTGGAGGGCCGGGGCCGGCTCTACCGGTCTCGCCGGGCCCGTGACCGCGCCGCCGAGGCGCTGCGCACCGCGACGCTGCAGCGCATGCTGCCCCGCCTCGGTCTGGATCCCGGCGCGGCGCCGAGCACGGTCTCCCACGCCGTCGCCGGCCGCTGTGTCGGCGACCCGGCCACCATCACCCATACCCTCTATGGACCGGCGCCGGCCAGCGACACCGATCTGGTGAACTTGGCCCGCGCACTCGACGACATCGAAAGGCAGGTCGCACAGTCGTGA
- a CDS encoding LuxR family transcriptional regulator has translation MQLVGREVHRRALDDVLSTVRSGRSRALVLTGEAGIGKTALLEYAQEQASALRVCKITGVESEMEFTFAALPTLCTALRAEIDDIPPPQRDALLAAIGERAGPRPDAMLVGLAVLSLVSEAARARPVMLFVDDLHWLDTASRRILSFAARRLDAEPVGAVFATRVIDDDLDGIARLVVGPLHDDESAVLLARSLTGPLDSAIRHRIIAEAHGNPLALLQLPRSLRPSELAGGFGAPDAPAVHSLDGVLRRQLLDLPLSARRLLALAAADPAGDASLTWRAAEVLGIDGSAALPALETGLIEIGHRIVFRHPLIRSSAYRCVPLSDRQRIHGALAAVMDEGVDSDRRAWHLGHATVEPDDAVAEQLERSGERVRGRGGVTAAAAFLERATILTADPSRRCDRALAAAEAKAEVGVLDAARDLLSVVDVSACTEMQRARADLVRAQLSFIGRHGNDAAPLLLAAARRLESIDATLARETYLDAMSAALFAGRLAGEANLLDVCSAARLAPRGPDMTGPEHDLLDGLAEQYLGMHAGSAKLRRAIEAYGTGMPVDRELRWMLLACLASSRLWDLEQHARLSVRYLEQVRATGALSHLPLAYSCRFVPLLFTGEFDKAAQITEEMRAVIDASGQHLSPYSSIVLEAWRGRRDELTALCDAARSDAEGRGEGHGLSVIAWATATLANARGDYRTAYACAEDAASCRGDGAASWWALPELVEAASRLGDLHAARRAAEQLAETTTPSKTDWGLGIEARSRALVSEGPTAEQNYQEAVARLGAGGLRPDLARAHLVYGEWLRRRRRRVDARRHLRSALGLFEQIGMSAFADRTRIELAATGETVRPRIAAPTDVTLTAREAQIARLARKGLSNPDIGARLFISSRTVQYHLGKVFTKLGIKSRSQLEWALTRIDTR, from the coding sequence GTGCAGCTCGTCGGACGCGAAGTCCACCGACGTGCGCTCGATGACGTGCTCAGCACCGTGCGCTCCGGCCGCAGCCGGGCGCTGGTGCTCACCGGCGAGGCCGGGATCGGCAAGACCGCGCTCCTCGAATACGCACAGGAACAGGCGTCAGCCTTGCGGGTCTGCAAGATCACCGGCGTCGAGTCGGAGATGGAGTTCACCTTCGCGGCGTTGCCCACGCTGTGCACCGCTCTGCGGGCAGAGATCGATGACATTCCGCCCCCGCAACGTGACGCCCTGCTCGCTGCGATCGGTGAGCGTGCAGGGCCGCGCCCGGACGCGATGCTGGTGGGCCTCGCTGTATTGAGCCTGGTGTCCGAAGCGGCCCGCGCACGGCCGGTGATGCTCTTCGTCGATGATCTGCATTGGCTCGACACCGCGTCTCGGCGGATCCTCTCCTTCGCGGCCCGACGCCTCGACGCGGAGCCGGTCGGTGCCGTTTTCGCGACGCGGGTCATCGACGATGATCTCGACGGCATAGCACGATTGGTGGTCGGCCCACTGCACGACGACGAGTCCGCCGTGCTGCTGGCCCGCAGCCTCACCGGGCCCTTGGACAGCGCAATACGGCATCGGATCATCGCCGAGGCACATGGCAATCCGCTTGCTCTACTGCAACTTCCGCGCTCCCTGAGGCCATCGGAGCTGGCCGGCGGGTTTGGCGCCCCCGACGCCCCAGCTGTCCACAGTCTGGATGGTGTGCTGCGGCGTCAGCTCCTCGACCTACCGCTTTCCGCCCGTCGATTGCTCGCGCTCGCCGCCGCGGACCCGGCCGGGGACGCGTCGTTGACGTGGCGGGCAGCCGAAGTGCTGGGCATCGACGGCAGCGCCGCCCTTCCCGCCCTCGAAACAGGCCTCATCGAGATCGGCCACCGAATCGTGTTCCGTCATCCGTTGATCCGGTCCTCGGCGTACCGGTGTGTCCCGTTGTCGGACCGACAGCGGATCCACGGCGCGTTGGCAGCCGTGATGGATGAGGGCGTCGACTCGGACCGGCGTGCATGGCATCTCGGCCATGCCACGGTCGAACCCGACGATGCGGTCGCCGAGCAGCTCGAACGCAGCGGCGAGCGGGTACGGGGGCGCGGCGGGGTAACAGCAGCCGCAGCATTCCTGGAGCGCGCGACGATCCTTACCGCCGATCCGTCGCGGCGCTGCGACAGGGCGCTGGCCGCTGCCGAGGCGAAGGCAGAGGTCGGTGTGCTCGATGCCGCCCGCGACCTGTTGTCGGTGGTCGATGTCAGCGCTTGCACCGAGATGCAGCGTGCCCGCGCCGATTTGGTCCGCGCCCAGCTCAGTTTCATCGGACGACACGGCAACGATGCCGCTCCACTTCTGCTCGCGGCCGCGCGGCGGCTGGAGAGCATCGACGCGACGCTGGCCCGCGAAACCTATCTGGACGCGATGTCGGCCGCGCTGTTCGCCGGCCGCCTGGCAGGCGAGGCCAATTTGCTCGACGTGTGTTCGGCTGCCCGCCTCGCACCGCGCGGGCCCGACATGACCGGACCGGAGCACGACCTGCTGGACGGACTGGCCGAGCAATACCTCGGGATGCACGCCGGAAGCGCGAAGTTGCGCCGCGCCATCGAGGCTTACGGGACGGGCATGCCCGTCGACCGGGAACTGCGGTGGATGCTGCTGGCATGCCTGGCATCATCGCGGCTGTGGGACCTCGAGCAGCACGCCCGGCTGTCGGTGCGCTACCTGGAGCAGGTCCGTGCGACCGGCGCGCTGAGCCACCTTCCGTTGGCCTACAGCTGCCGCTTCGTGCCGCTGTTGTTCACGGGCGAATTCGACAAGGCAGCGCAGATCACCGAGGAGATGCGCGCCGTCATCGATGCCAGTGGCCAGCACCTCAGCCCCTACAGCTCGATCGTGTTGGAAGCCTGGCGGGGACGACGCGACGAGCTGACGGCCCTGTGCGACGCTGCGCGCTCCGACGCCGAAGGCCGCGGTGAGGGCCATGGACTGAGCGTCATCGCGTGGGCGACCGCCACCCTCGCGAACGCGAGGGGTGACTATCGCACCGCGTATGCGTGCGCCGAAGACGCCGCGTCCTGTCGGGGCGATGGCGCCGCATCGTGGTGGGCGCTGCCCGAACTCGTCGAGGCCGCATCGCGTCTCGGAGACCTCCACGCAGCACGGCGGGCCGCCGAACAACTGGCCGAGACCACCACCCCCAGCAAGACCGACTGGGGACTGGGCATCGAGGCGCGGTCGCGCGCACTGGTGAGTGAAGGACCCACCGCAGAGCAGAACTACCAGGAGGCGGTAGCGCGTCTCGGCGCTGGAGGTCTGCGTCCGGATTTGGCGCGGGCACACCTCGTGTACGGGGAATGGCTGCGCCGGCGGCGTCGGCGGGTCGACGCGCGGCGTCACCTGCGCTCGGCCCTCGGCCTTTTCGAGCAGATTGGCATGTCGGCGTTTGCCGACCGTACTCGTATCGAGCTTGCTGCCACGGGAGAGACGGTCCGGCCGCGGATCGCGGCACCGACAGACGTGACGTTGACGGCACGGGAGGCGCAGATCGCCCGCTTGGCACGGAAGGGGTTGTCCAACCCAGATATCGGAGCCCGGCTGTTCATCAGCTCTCGCACGGTCCAATACCACCTCGGCAAGGTCTTCACCAAACTCGGCATCAAATCCAGAAGCCAACTCGAGTGGGCCCTCACCAGAATCGACACACGCTGA